Proteins encoded together in one Halalkaliarchaeum sp. AArc-CO window:
- the engB gene encoding GTP-binding protein EngB yields the protein MFQNRPDRDTEVVLVGRSNVGKSTLMRELTGHDFTTGKKPGVTRKPNHYDWAGESFMFTDLPGFGFMSGVEEDRREQIKTDVVRYIEEYADNIIASVLVVDGKAVIDIIDRHRADGEIPHDVELFHFLEDVGASPIVAVNKMDKVDDRDDRLDEVCDRLGLFPPWQQWQDTVAPISAKQGRIEPLLECLRSRFKAEKRDDLLKFVT from the coding sequence ATGTTTCAGAACCGGCCGGATCGCGATACTGAAGTCGTACTCGTGGGACGCTCGAACGTGGGGAAGTCGACCCTCATGCGCGAACTCACGGGACACGACTTCACAACCGGGAAGAAACCCGGCGTCACCCGGAAGCCGAACCACTACGACTGGGCCGGCGAATCGTTCATGTTCACGGACCTTCCGGGGTTCGGCTTCATGTCCGGTGTAGAAGAAGACCGGCGAGAACAAATAAAAACGGACGTAGTCAGGTACATCGAAGAGTACGCCGACAATATCATCGCGTCCGTCCTCGTCGTCGACGGGAAGGCGGTGATCGACATTATCGACCGCCACCGGGCGGACGGGGAAATCCCACACGACGTCGAACTGTTCCACTTCCTCGAGGACGTCGGCGCCAGTCCGATCGTGGCCGTAAACAAGATGGACAAGGTGGACGACCGCGACGACCGACTCGACGAGGTGTGTGATCGACTCGGCCTGTTTCCCCCGTGGCAGCAGTGGCAGGACACCGTCGCGCCTATCTCCGCAAAGCAAGGACGGATCGAACCACTACTGGAGTGTCTCCGTTCCCGATTCAAGGCGGAAAAGCGGGACGACCTTTTAAAATTCGTCACCTGA
- the mptA gene encoding GTP cyclohydrolase MptA has protein sequence MSHQLPDVQASRPDVTVGLSQVGVTGVQKLVKLSRGSLRPIVLMAEFEVFVDLPAGRKGIDMSRNMEVIDEILEDITREEAYRVEDVCGDAAERLLEKHDYTSTAEVRMTADYMVRDRTPASERPTQNTAEIIASAVATDEETRSEIGAEVTGITVCPCSQGMSESRAREQLEDLGVDEETIDQFLDRVPQPGHSQRGHATLTVSDEGSPDVDLVELIDIARDAMSARIYNLAKRPDEDHMTYHAHANAKFVEDCVRSLAEDVVDQLDHLPDEAVIRMKQSNDESIHQHNAHAEREVTMGQLREELAGNGV, from the coding sequence ATGAGTCACCAGCTGCCAGACGTTCAGGCGAGTCGTCCGGACGTGACCGTCGGCCTCTCTCAGGTCGGTGTTACCGGAGTTCAAAAGCTCGTCAAACTCTCGCGCGGATCGCTGCGTCCGATCGTTCTGATGGCGGAGTTCGAAGTGTTCGTCGATCTGCCTGCCGGCCGAAAAGGGATCGACATGAGCCGAAACATGGAGGTCATCGACGAGATCCTCGAAGACATCACCCGCGAGGAGGCGTACCGGGTCGAGGACGTCTGTGGAGACGCTGCAGAGCGCCTCCTCGAGAAGCACGACTACACGTCGACGGCCGAAGTCCGGATGACCGCAGACTACATGGTCCGGGATCGAACCCCTGCGAGCGAACGCCCTACGCAAAACACCGCGGAAATCATCGCTAGTGCGGTCGCGACCGACGAGGAAACCCGATCGGAGATCGGGGCTGAAGTCACCGGGATCACCGTCTGTCCCTGTTCACAGGGGATGTCTGAATCCCGTGCTCGCGAGCAACTCGAGGACCTCGGGGTCGACGAGGAAACGATCGATCAGTTCCTCGATCGTGTTCCGCAGCCGGGACACTCACAGCGCGGTCACGCGACGCTTACCGTCTCCGACGAAGGGTCACCCGACGTCGACCTGGTTGAACTGATCGACATCGCGCGGGACGCGATGAGCGCCAGGATCTACAACCTGGCGAAACGACCAGACGAGGACCACATGACCTACCACGCCCACGCGAACGCGAAGTTCGTCGAGGACTGCGTCCGGTCGCTGGCGGAGGACGTCGTCGACCAGCTCGATCACCTCCCCGACGAAGCAGTCATTCGGATGAAACAGTCCAACGACGAGTCGATCCACCAGCACAACGCCCACGCCGAGCGGGAGGTCACGATGGGACAGCTGCGCGAGGAGCTCGCCGGAAACGGCGTCTGA
- a CDS encoding DNA-directed DNA polymerase II small subunit translates to MPLETPSRIVQELASRGYNAEREAVTLIAGASNPGAVLEATVDRTPGDALRITADTVREVLEADPNSRDRTPNDNPSVSTGTTTENPPDDGQSSPVETKGSSDRGSGRSSRDPSKSGDASKSRDASKSRDASKSRDPSKRSIEVAGDITGQSTGTGTYDDFVAVFRDRFEKLSKKLRNRVNHRPAETISAMSGGTDVELIGLVNEIRSTSGGHWIVELEDTTGTFPCLVMNDRDIVELVDDLLLDECIAVSGTLSDDGEIVFVDSIHFPDVPRSYRPSTADRQVQAALISDVHVGSQEFAADAWHRFTDWLHSEEAASVEYLLIAGDMVEGVGVYPNQDEELSIVDIYDQYERFAECLKEVPGDMEIVMIPGNHDAVRLAEPQPGFDEELREIMSAHDARIYGNPASVTIEGVTVLMYHGVSLDELIAELPEEKASYEEPHRAMYQLLKKRHVAPQYGGHMRLAPETEDYLVIEEIPDVFHTGHVHKLGWGKYHNVLAVNSGCWQEQTAFQKSVNIEPDYGYAPILDLDTLELAVRKFV, encoded by the coding sequence GTGCCGCTGGAGACGCCCTCGCGTATCGTCCAGGAGCTGGCGAGCCGGGGCTACAACGCTGAACGCGAGGCCGTCACGCTGATCGCCGGCGCGTCGAACCCGGGTGCGGTCCTCGAGGCGACAGTCGATCGCACTCCCGGTGACGCGCTCCGGATCACCGCTGACACCGTTCGTGAGGTCCTCGAAGCCGACCCGAACAGCCGGGACCGAACCCCGAACGACAACCCCTCTGTTTCAACTGGAACCACCACCGAGAATCCACCCGACGATGGCCAGTCGTCTCCAGTCGAAACGAAGGGGTCTTCGGATCGGGGGAGCGGACGGTCCAGCCGAGATCCCTCCAAAAGCGGAGATGCCTCCAAAAGCCGAGATGCCTCCAAAAGCCGAGATGCCTCCAAAAGCCGAGATCCCTCCAAACGATCCATTGAGGTCGCCGGAGACATCACGGGACAGTCGACCGGGACGGGAACGTACGACGATTTCGTCGCAGTGTTCCGGGACCGGTTCGAGAAACTCTCGAAGAAGCTCCGAAACCGGGTCAACCATCGGCCCGCGGAGACGATTTCCGCGATGTCGGGCGGAACCGACGTCGAACTCATCGGTCTGGTGAACGAGATCCGGTCGACCTCTGGGGGACACTGGATCGTGGAACTGGAGGACACGACCGGCACCTTTCCGTGCCTGGTGATGAACGACAGGGACATCGTGGAACTCGTCGACGACCTCCTGTTAGACGAGTGTATCGCCGTCTCCGGGACGCTCTCGGACGATGGCGAGATCGTGTTCGTCGACTCCATCCACTTCCCCGATGTTCCGCGGAGTTACCGCCCGTCGACGGCGGATCGTCAGGTCCAGGCCGCATTGATTTCGGACGTTCACGTCGGCAGCCAGGAGTTCGCCGCCGACGCGTGGCACCGGTTCACCGACTGGCTCCACTCCGAGGAAGCGGCGTCCGTCGAGTACCTGCTGATCGCTGGCGACATGGTCGAAGGCGTCGGCGTTTATCCGAACCAGGACGAGGAGCTTTCGATCGTCGACATCTACGACCAGTACGAACGGTTCGCGGAGTGTCTCAAGGAGGTTCCAGGGGACATGGAGATCGTTATGATCCCCGGAAACCACGACGCAGTCAGGCTCGCGGAACCCCAGCCCGGCTTCGACGAGGAGCTTCGGGAGATCATGTCGGCACACGACGCCCGGATCTACGGCAACCCGGCGTCTGTAACGATCGAGGGGGTCACCGTGCTCATGTACCACGGTGTCTCGCTGGACGAACTCATCGCCGAACTCCCCGAGGAGAAAGCAAGCTACGAGGAACCACATCGGGCGATGTATCAGCTTCTCAAAAAGCGACACGTCGCGCCACAGTACGGCGGCCATATGCGTCTCGCCCCCGAAACGGAGGATTACCTCGTGATCGAAGAGATTCCGGACGTGTTCCATACCGGCCACGTTCACAAACTGGGGTGGGGGAAGTACCACAACGTTCTCGCGGTGAACTCCGGCTGCTGGCAGGAGCAGACTGCCTTCCAGAAGTCCGTGAACATCGAACCCGACTACGGCTACGCCCCGATCCTCGATCTCGACACGCTCGAGTTGGCGGTCCGGAAATTCGTGTAG
- a CDS encoding S26 family signal peptidase, which translates to MTSGERPPTDDDTDAGDPVPPDEGDGHEADSGWSDSVDLGSDETSSDETSNDAEPDLGGEPDARQDNRTPLDRFLNDQDGPYMVVREVLLSVVVVVAIGLVLFAISGVWPPLVAVESTSMEPNMNMGDLVLVTEPGRYAPDVAVPGTGVVTYEQGAEVGYETFGMPGSVIVFDPPDRAGSPIIHRAHHHVEEGENWYDRVDQDAMNADSCEELATCPAPYDGFITKGDHNRWYDQDYEHNGIAPVVHEDWVTGVARLRVPMLGWIRLIFTGEAGPFAGTLPAVPLDPETVLVASGASAVAVGRNAGWMNRRN; encoded by the coding sequence ATGACATCCGGGGAGCGGCCCCCTACCGACGACGACACCGACGCTGGCGATCCCGTTCCGCCAGACGAAGGCGATGGCCACGAGGCCGATAGTGGCTGGTCCGATAGTGTTGATCTCGGTAGCGACGAAACCAGCAGTGACGAAACCAGTAACGACGCCGAGCCGGATCTCGGCGGCGAACCCGACGCCAGGCAGGACAATCGAACCCCGTTGGATCGATTCCTGAACGACCAGGACGGCCCGTATATGGTCGTCCGGGAGGTGTTGCTGAGCGTCGTGGTTGTAGTCGCGATCGGCCTGGTGCTGTTTGCCATAAGTGGAGTATGGCCGCCCCTCGTCGCCGTCGAGAGCACGAGCATGGAGCCGAACATGAACATGGGCGACCTCGTGCTCGTTACCGAACCCGGGCGGTACGCTCCTGACGTCGCCGTCCCCGGAACCGGGGTCGTGACCTACGAACAGGGTGCCGAGGTGGGCTATGAAACGTTCGGCATGCCCGGATCCGTGATCGTCTTTGATCCGCCCGACCGTGCCGGATCACCGATCATCCACCGCGCCCACCACCACGTCGAAGAGGGGGAGAACTGGTACGACCGGGTGGACCAGGACGCGATGAACGCCGACAGCTGCGAGGAACTCGCGACCTGTCCCGCCCCCTATGACGGGTTCATTACCAAGGGCGATCACAACAGGTGGTACGATCAGGACTACGAACACAACGGCATCGCCCCGGTGGTCCACGAGGACTGGGTGACCGGCGTGGCTCGCCTCCGTGTTCCGATGCTGGGGTGGATCCGCCTGATCTTCACCGGCGAAGCCGGGCCGTTCGCCGGAACGCTACCCGCCGTTCCTCTCGACCCCGAAACCGTGCTTGTCGCGTCCGGGGCGAGCGCAGTGGCTGTCGGGCGCAACGCGGGCTGGATGAATCGGCGCAACTAG
- a CDS encoding FAD-dependent oxidoreductase: MSESFVIIGDGIAGSSAAETLREEAPDADITILTDEGEALYNRILIKEYAKGKLPEAPVSIHETSWYEERDIDLHLNTLVTDIDVENDQVETHEGETYGYDKLLVSIGGTPQQLPVPNSDAEGIHHFWTFQDARAIREHVEQAESGVVVGAGLLGIDLAAICGAQDLPAHYLMRGKCWWRYALSEEGAEIIHDALRDVGVTPVFESGVDHFETDEDGKLVAAVDPNGERYEADFGGVAIGLDFNTELLEDTPVETDTGIYVDEYMRTDVDNIFAAGDVTEFHDVILGERAQNGAWGSAKQQGTIAAKNMIDYGSEEFRWVSSYSITHFDFPFLSFGHPTLGEETVERKHSENEWRRLAFKDGKIIGGVLIGDLSPQSAYKQLMREERIVADQKDVLMQEDFTVDDLSAPQKQ; this comes from the coding sequence ATGAGTGAATCGTTCGTCATCATCGGCGACGGAATCGCTGGCTCGTCGGCGGCAGAGACACTCCGTGAAGAAGCGCCTGACGCAGACATCACGATCCTCACCGACGAGGGTGAAGCGCTGTACAACCGGATTCTGATAAAGGAGTACGCGAAGGGCAAGCTCCCCGAAGCGCCCGTCTCGATCCACGAAACGTCGTGGTACGAGGAGCGGGACATCGATCTCCACTTGAACACGCTCGTCACCGACATCGACGTGGAGAACGACCAGGTCGAGACCCACGAGGGCGAGACATACGGCTACGACAAGCTCCTCGTCTCGATCGGTGGCACTCCCCAGCAGCTTCCGGTTCCGAACTCGGACGCCGAAGGGATCCACCACTTCTGGACGTTCCAGGACGCACGGGCGATCCGGGAACACGTCGAACAGGCCGAAAGCGGCGTCGTCGTCGGAGCTGGCCTGCTCGGGATCGACCTGGCGGCGATCTGTGGTGCACAGGACCTTCCGGCCCACTATCTGATGCGCGGCAAGTGCTGGTGGCGGTATGCACTCTCGGAGGAGGGCGCCGAGATCATCCACGACGCGCTCCGGGACGTGGGTGTCACACCGGTGTTCGAATCCGGCGTCGACCACTTCGAGACGGACGAGGACGGCAAGCTCGTCGCCGCCGTCGATCCGAACGGCGAACGGTACGAGGCGGACTTCGGGGGCGTCGCGATCGGCCTCGACTTCAACACCGAGCTGCTCGAGGACACCCCTGTCGAGACGGACACCGGCATCTACGTCGACGAGTACATGCGGACGGACGTCGACAACATTTTCGCAGCGGGTGACGTCACCGAGTTCCACGACGTCATCCTGGGCGAGCGCGCACAGAACGGCGCGTGGGGCTCCGCAAAACAGCAGGGGACCATCGCCGCGAAGAACATGATCGACTACGGCAGCGAGGAGTTCCGTTGGGTTTCCTCGTACTCGATCACGCACTTCGACTTCCCGTTCCTCTCGTTCGGTCACCCGACGCTGGGCGAGGAGACTGTCGAGCGGAAACACTCAGAAAACGAGTGGCGGCGGCTCGCGTTCAAGGACGGCAAGATCATCGGCGGCGTCCTGATCGGCGACCTCTCCCCGCAGTCGGCGTACAAGCAGCTGATGCGGGAAGAGCGCATCGTCGCGGACCAGAAGGACGTCCTGATGCAGGAGGACTTCACGGTGGACGACCTCTCGGCCCCACAAAAGCAGTAA